Proteins found in one Halobaculum sp. MBLA0147 genomic segment:
- a CDS encoding SDR family NAD(P)-dependent oxidoreductase — MTQRPEAAAGVADADLDGTTALVTGSTSGIGREAALALGRLGAEVLVHGRDEAAGEAVVTELEGLGADARFLPADFADVGAVRTLADVVSSHVDELDVLANNAGGYFREGRLTDLGVEYTFHVNHLAGYQLTADLLPVLADDARVVTTSSAAHRGDQIDLDAVESVDDYSSFGAYQRSKLANVQFTAELGRRFEAASGTRTANCLHPGAIPGSGFFRSLPGPLPRLVKSLGRLPFVTSPADGAATLVYLAVADRVADTTGRYFADCAPETPADVARDPEAQRRLWERSADLLGIDEPLAQAVATDADADPARAD; from the coding sequence ATGACACAGCGACCGGAGGCGGCGGCGGGTGTGGCGGACGCGGATCTCGACGGGACGACGGCGCTCGTGACGGGATCGACGAGCGGGATCGGCCGCGAGGCGGCACTGGCACTGGGGCGACTCGGAGCGGAGGTGTTGGTCCACGGCCGCGACGAGGCGGCCGGCGAGGCGGTCGTGACGGAACTGGAGGGTCTCGGCGCGGACGCGCGCTTCCTCCCGGCGGACTTCGCCGACGTGGGTGCCGTCCGGACGCTCGCGGATGTGGTGAGCAGTCACGTCGACGAACTGGACGTGTTGGCGAACAACGCGGGCGGCTACTTCCGCGAGGGGCGCCTGACGGACCTGGGCGTCGAGTACACCTTCCACGTCAACCACCTCGCCGGCTACCAACTGACGGCGGATCTGCTCCCGGTGTTGGCCGACGACGCGCGCGTCGTCACCACCTCCTCGGCGGCCCACCGCGGCGACCAGATCGACCTCGACGCCGTCGAGTCCGTCGACGACTACAGCTCCTTCGGCGCGTACCAGCGCTCGAAGCTCGCCAACGTCCAGTTCACGGCCGAACTCGGCCGGCGGTTCGAGGCCGCGTCGGGGACCCGGACGGCCAACTGTCTCCACCCGGGCGCGATTCCGGGCAGTGGGTTCTTCCGGTCGCTGCCCGGTCCGCTCCCGCGACTCGTCAAGTCACTCGGGAGACTCCCGTTCGTCACCTCGCCGGCGGACGGCGCGGCGACGTTGGTGTACCTCGCCGTCGCCGACCGCGTGGCCGACACGACGGGCCGCTACTTCGCCGACTGCGCTCCGGAGACCCCCGCGGATGTCGCCCGCGACCCCGAGGCGCAGCGGCGACTGTGGGAACGCAGTGCCGACCTCCTCGGGATCGACGAGCCGCTCGCCCAGGCTGTCGCGACGGACGCGGACGCCGACCCCGCTCGCGCCGACTGA
- a CDS encoding DUF4112 domain-containing protein has protein sequence MTDPDTLGERFETLETDQLPESVDRAAVERLSTVAYLLDECIELPGGVSVGLDPLVSAVPGVGDALSTGLSLYVVAEAAYLGVSYGTVVRMLGNVAVDTVGGSVPVVGIAFDALWKTNRMNLELLVADLADDGAGADTPGETAVEGATGEDTATGDADDTDTTDGHGDPATTDHDDTATEVVEIAVTGPDE, from the coding sequence ATGACGGACCCCGACACGCTCGGCGAGCGGTTCGAGACGCTGGAGACGGACCAGTTGCCGGAGAGCGTCGACCGAGCGGCCGTCGAGCGGCTCTCGACGGTCGCGTACCTCCTCGACGAGTGTATCGAACTCCCGGGTGGCGTCTCCGTCGGGCTCGACCCGCTGGTGAGCGCGGTGCCGGGCGTCGGGGACGCACTCTCGACGGGGCTCTCGCTGTACGTCGTCGCGGAGGCGGCGTACCTCGGCGTCTCCTACGGGACGGTCGTCCGGATGCTGGGTAACGTCGCCGTCGACACCGTCGGCGGGTCGGTCCCCGTGGTCGGGATCGCCTTCGACGCGCTGTGGAAGACGAACCGCATGAACCTGGAGTTGCTCGTCGCCGACCTCGCGGACGACGGAGCGGGCGCGGACACGCCGGGCGAGACGGCGGTCGAGGGCGCGACGGGCGAGGACACGGCGACCGGCGACGCCGACGACACGGACACGACCGACGGTCACGGGGACCCGGCGACGACCGATCACGACGACACGGCGACGGAGGTCGTCGAGATCGCCGTCACTGGGCCGGACGAGTGA
- a CDS encoding acyl-CoA thioester hydrolase/BAAT C-terminal domain-containing protein — protein sequence MTSEDTGDGDEADGQRPTDGTETGGAAAVRLDGPETLLADERARPRATGVPDGTTVVVDLTATDHTGQTWRASRRYRPVDGAVDLAAHDPVDADETDPSPAGLAWALAPVDGDPVRFPTAPHGDHERRYRAVVRDEAGREVATATTTTTVVHERGVTHRHVGGGEDADDGDEPSERSGRSDGGAGTSGPSETPVEPPTGHCYSPTGDGPHPAVVLCHGSGGVPLRRHAALLASRGYVAFALQYLGVDDLPETPVEVPLSVPRRAVRWLRAHPATTGSVGLYGVSMGGQLAALLASEPDVSVDAVVVDSGSLHVFPAGGDTAPWTRDGEPVATTAVPDAPPDRFASSTGGASDRRTAFHAMVAATDRERRRAATISAEQIRTPVLWLSGTDDATWPATAAGEALLARCDARDVTFPVDHRVYHDAGHAFGPPGLPTTWRPAGPDDRVARGGTPGAHAAGRQTAWAATRTWFDDALR from the coding sequence GTGACGAGCGAGGACACCGGCGACGGGGACGAGGCGGACGGGCAGAGACCCACCGACGGGACGGAGACGGGCGGGGCAGCGGCGGTCCGACTCGACGGGCCGGAGACGCTGCTCGCTGACGAGCGGGCTCGACCGCGCGCGACGGGTGTCCCCGACGGGACGACGGTCGTCGTCGACCTGACGGCGACGGATCACACCGGGCAGACGTGGCGTGCGAGCCGGAGGTACCGGCCGGTCGACGGCGCCGTCGACCTCGCGGCACACGATCCGGTCGACGCCGACGAGACCGACCCGTCGCCTGCGGGACTCGCGTGGGCGCTCGCGCCGGTCGACGGCGACCCGGTACGGTTCCCGACGGCACCCCACGGCGACCACGAGCGCCGCTACCGGGCCGTCGTCCGCGACGAGGCGGGACGGGAGGTGGCGACGGCCACGACGACCACCACCGTCGTCCACGAGCGGGGAGTCACCCACCGACACGTCGGCGGTGGGGAGGACGCAGACGACGGTGACGAGCCCAGCGAGCGTTCCGGGAGGTCGGATGGGGGTGCGGGGACGAGCGGTCCGTCGGAGACGCCGGTCGAGCCACCGACGGGGCACTGCTACTCCCCGACCGGCGACGGCCCGCACCCGGCAGTGGTGTTGTGTCACGGGAGCGGCGGCGTCCCGCTCCGCCGACACGCGGCGTTGCTCGCCTCGCGTGGCTACGTGGCGTTCGCTCTGCAGTACCTCGGCGTCGACGACCTCCCGGAGACACCCGTCGAGGTGCCGCTGTCCGTCCCCCGGCGCGCCGTGCGGTGGCTGCGAGCACACCCGGCGACGACCGGGTCGGTCGGCCTGTACGGCGTCTCGATGGGTGGGCAACTCGCGGCGCTGTTGGCGAGCGAGCCGGACGTGTCGGTCGACGCCGTCGTCGTCGACAGTGGGAGTCTCCACGTGTTCCCGGCCGGGGGCGACACGGCACCGTGGACGCGCGACGGGGAGCCGGTGGCGACGACGGCGGTCCCGGACGCGCCGCCGGATCGGTTCGCGTCGTCGACCGGCGGAGCGAGCGACCGCCGGACGGCGTTCCACGCGATGGTGGCGGCGACGGACCGAGAGCGACGGCGGGCGGCGACGATCTCAGCCGAGCAGATCCGGACACCGGTCCTGTGGCTGTCGGGGACCGACGACGCCACCTGGCCCGCGACCGCGGCCGGCGAGGCGCTGCTCGCGCGGTGTGACGCCCGCGACGTGACGTTCCCCGTCGACCACCGCGTGTACCACGACGCCGGCCACGCGTTCGGACCGCCCGGCCTGCCGACGACGTGGCGGCCCGCCGGCCCGGACGACCGGGTCGCACGCGGTGGTACACCCGGAGCACACGCCGCGGGCCGGCAGACGGCGTGGGCGGCGACGCGGACGTGGTTCGACGACGCACTGCGGTGA
- a CDS encoding deoxyribonuclease IV, translating to MSVQIGAHTSIAGGAYNAVDEQVEIGGTCGQIFSHSPQVWQDPDIGDDEAAQFRERSADNGVGPWVIHSSYLVNLCTPKDDLRRKSIDSMQKEVDAAAKLGVEYVNVHLGAHTGAGVEQGLDNAASALDELDVPDDVTVLVESDAGSGTKLGGDFEHLAAVLERSDQALGVCVDTAHAFAAGYDLSTPEGVDETVAEFDDVVGLEHLHCLHLNDSKHGCGTNKDEHAHVGEGKIGEAGMRRIVNHPDLRELPFVLETPTEDGKSFAWNVERVRELRE from the coding sequence ATGAGCGTCCAGATCGGTGCGCACACGTCCATCGCGGGCGGCGCGTACAACGCGGTCGACGAGCAGGTGGAGATCGGTGGGACCTGCGGCCAGATCTTCAGCCACAGTCCGCAGGTGTGGCAGGACCCGGACATCGGCGACGACGAGGCCGCACAGTTCCGCGAGCGGTCCGCCGACAACGGCGTCGGCCCGTGGGTGATCCACTCGTCGTACCTCGTCAACCTCTGTACACCGAAAGACGACCTCCGGCGGAAGTCGATCGACTCGATGCAGAAGGAGGTCGACGCCGCCGCCAAACTCGGCGTCGAGTACGTCAACGTCCACCTCGGCGCCCACACCGGCGCGGGTGTCGAGCAGGGGCTCGACAACGCCGCCAGCGCCCTGGACGAACTCGACGTGCCCGACGACGTGACGGTGCTCGTCGAGTCCGACGCCGGGTCGGGGACGAAGCTCGGCGGCGACTTCGAACACCTCGCGGCCGTGTTGGAGCGGTCGGACCAGGCGTTGGGCGTCTGTGTCGACACCGCCCACGCGTTCGCGGCCGGCTACGACCTCTCGACACCCGAGGGTGTCGACGAGACGGTCGCCGAGTTCGACGACGTGGTCGGCCTCGAACACCTCCACTGTCTCCACCTCAACGACTCGAAACACGGCTGCGGGACGAACAAGGACGAACACGCACACGTCGGGGAGGGGAAGATCGGTGAGGCCGGGATGCGCCGGATCGTCAACCACCCGGACCTGCGTGAGTTGCCGTTCGTACTGGAGACGCCCACCGAGGACGGCAAGAGCTTCGCGTGGAACGTCGAGCGGGTGCGCGAACTCCGCGAGTGA